A window from Kluyveromyces lactis strain NRRL Y-1140 chromosome E complete sequence encodes these proteins:
- the BLM10 gene encoding proteasome activator BLM10 (similar to uniprot|P43583 Saccharomyces cerevisiae YFL007W BLM3 Protein involved in assembly of proteasomal core particles in the nucleus required for normal resistance to bleomycin may be involved in protection against oxidative damage), with translation MNRNQANSNIKSPLPTRSVRSRLFKGLRMYEDKRSASTAEFDVKKTKLTNGLNIPHIQSPGRARSATPTLVHGFMNEDTMKERLAHYNLDFVEDTEEHRANIHDPTSKWFGRRVKPGVELEDLLPYEIESHLDQAKYLYHIVTNLYVAIKSMDVQGLISITSQDLLALKNEVYDLALNSDMFRLVQDVTDDPHDVAKFDEDDEDDSMELLEENEFLDAANPDFGVSGKLTARSTAVINVNHWTNELKNCMHFEFPLTLRKALAVVYYNLCLVRGQKVYRQLHLEMFEKLVACDDEGTDFTRELKKIGLALDYKPMKDLLNEFLPTVEPDYKMYNVESRSDLSLFRLLVMLSTIARPFFDENDETILTDTMDYFLESLAPTTMSVALPSLTCLVPYHYHKNRNVLDYFSVMFSLWSNATADNSFDTHLYAFVGHAAMDAYYQNILEENPPIISNSNIEFGEHGIFTESQLNFILNRIKNHIKEDYQICSFTRVVRPLVYSINGRSPQAFFKKLNELLSSIETYVHPSNSGYWSDIIARFIHGFIRMYHERYMREKKPEAKYREELKLDEDCHEMLVNSFIELLLVGSQSKHSDLANYYISCFGYLLDMKPKNGYKICDRIIVDLYDALTDQYVNSEHRLLTSLKQFTRIVRVLIQHELYRVHITNILSILIDKIDFNDISLTSNLMNSIVSISCFIPIEVFVKPEEYLTFESNTIPFIEEHLFFIKQGGSSPDFEYESSILSDAFRASTTTFENCLKVYVDKLYQLVDVDIDAGLISKINQTSMIMIQSMDDKMFYYFFGLLEKSFWDNDSFKVKNPLIELVSIPLSAAVKRDIRLSARLFRDLDFNIREQIKGGAGSVRSTTEIQPRDVKLATLLSTLNDVLRQSHESILMFGDELIALLEFIFDNVTNSPLDVINATLLHNALESLTTTEVTDYRLFLQDADVENSEKWGGFQFDRRKYLPEFQQIEWHQPSSDEVDFAIKLIDHFYCYAVGMTEKLMDKPQNDFSYVDNMKKNILILTNILSGSSILYDADYNQNNKSVSNMDPYKKKLLLLQKIRDESCDNNELLVDIEKVRNDTFDADIEMDDSYVDSDSQGNLDINADPGAAEHDQLVDYETEPSEAPSGIATPVPRGEEDSNCSMMNSHTAFRDIDVFSYNYFFGRTAAERALDPRYSKIHHLRHEIGLFLHKLFKFLNQNYENSTSVFQTLLHGLKVWFTDVGQETIFIDDPKASISVEFLENIQDIAHWEEPFLPFTRTYLAADCQELHQSRLTLYSTNRKPSKLELKLLNDVISLSLSVYPNIHRPAQQCMIHVMKQLIGSYSIIVRKVFKAFEAALDSTDAEASKKLEVLIQVLSMKKIQRKMMSDYKNLEKMLTLLLRASRLDSYFLVSLCDQVMESVSGLIKIPSAVCLFDESAIDCLKPNDETIDKQVAVVKTAKDRKRKEYFSQLETLHINLVDFQRKDPQLRWMSICHILRIVQVIQMNLEIKPNQEVLIQSFELTKTKHPSLISNCMVTMLNVCNKMISLGNYNYDIDSTYRTDYVRQYVEYLDTSKPNFEEEYFKEINNVENPNFFVDSKAFVGWLCRGRPMGVVKAENQIPFNLKPEDMEIMNNFGKLITKEWLLDMCNIFIRSNEEQSSFSTNRLSLFGIFVHLISNNCCSMKYEDILDICEEIYEKDDKSSMIACSEIISGLLFSLKYTDEKNLQKFEKFLERFLGKWLDNNYNATTTDIWSIVAWWVPSFIDLRRSAQIYKRFLTVDGLFDVKSESSLELSGKLIIVTQAISDVGFKMGSVENLLDQLVFDHPSDVVRREVGKLFSVIFYIKANAHRPNVKSLLETGASGPIEIREIPSWLRERAIKIFNEIEKERLLIKDLPAQDILKTRYFYLASTMFYWAAHLINTGARVCLGPFAKCYLAPFLMKLDRMRDVCKMVNIKVYSIYVELAYIPISRTLLPDIISILDDTDLTSSHELRVNLTLAEKLFSTQSLVMDHAGKVKILEFVLDKLFCKSFVEVRLKASYVLAGIVHNISYDTDTLHTLLENFKRQLGSYTFEEKAALSKSNTDIHGAILGLGAIIEAFPYVSPLPNWIPENMALLASWARTSGMCGADAKNIISRYKKVRADTWHLDRYQFTSEQLEDMEGVLWRSYYA, from the coding sequence atgaaCCGCAATCAAGCCAATTCTAATATCAAGAGTCCATTGCCCACAAGAAGTGTTAGATCAAGGCTATTCAAGGGCTTGAGGATGTATGAAGATAAACGTTCCGCAAGTACTGCTGAATTTGACGTCAAGAAAACCAAATTGACGAATGGCTTGAACATTCCACATATACAGTCGCCTGGCAGAGCCAGGTCTGCGACTCCTACACTCGTTCATGGTTTCATGAATGAGGATACCATGAAAGAGAGGCTTGCGCATTACAATTTAGACTTTGTGGAAGATACCGAGGAACATCGGGCCAATATACATGATCCTACATCTAAATGGTTCGGTAGAAGAGTGAAGCCTGGAGTGGAATTAGAGGATCTTTTACCGTACGAAATCGAGTCCCATTTAGACCAGGCCAAATATTTATATCACATTGTGACTAACTTGTACGTTGCTATCAAATCAATGGACGTTCAAGGCCTCATCAGTATCACTAGTCAAGATTTGTTGGCATTGAAGAATGAGGTTTATGATTTGGCATTGAATTCTGATATGTTCCGGTTGGTTCAAGACGTTACAGATGATCCACATGATGTGGCTAAATTTGACGAggatgacgaagatgacTCTATGGAGCTGTTGGAAGAGAATGAGTTTTTGGATGCTGCGAATCCCGATTTTGGTGTCTCCGGTAAACTCACAGCAAGATCGACAGCTGTAATTAATGTCAATCATTGGACTAATGAGTTAAAAAATTGTATGCATTTTGAGTTTCCTTTAACGCTACGTAAGGCGCTAGCGGTAGTCTATTACAACTTATGTCTAGTGAGGGGCCAAAAGGTGTACAGGCAACTTCATTTAGAGatgtttgaaaaattagTGGCTTGCGATGATGAAGGTACAGACTTTACgagagaattgaaaaagattGGACTTGCGTTAGACTATAAACCAATGAAGGATCTCTTGAACGAATTTTTGCCTACAGTGGAACCTGATTATAAAATGTACAATGTAGAATCAAGAAGTGATTTGAGTTTATTTAGGCTTCTAGTCATGCTCTCTACTATCGCTAGACCATTTTTCGACGAGAACGATGAAACAATTCTCACAGATACAATGGACTACTTCCTAGAGTCTTTAGCACCAACCACTATGTCGGTTGCATTACCATCACTTACTTGTTTGGTTCCTTATCATTATCACAAGAATAGAAATGTCCTTGACTACTTTTCCGTAATGTTTTCGCTTTGGTCAAATGCAACGGCAGACAATAGCTTTGATACTCATTTATACGCCTTTGTTGGACATGCTGCGATGGATGCATACTACCAAAATATTCTGGAAGAGAATCCACCAATAATAAGCAATTCAAACATTGAGTTTGGCGAACATGGTATCTTCACAGAATCTCAGCTTAACTTCATTTTGAATCGAATCAAAAACcatatcaaagaagattacCAAATCTGTTCATTCACTAGAGTAGTGAGGCCTTTGGTTTACTCTATCAATGGTAGAAGCCCGCAagctttcttcaagaaacttAATGAACTTTTATCATCTATTGAAACCTATGTTCACCCTTCTAATTCTGGCTATTGGAGTGATATTATTGCAAGGTTCATTCATGGTTTCATCAGAATGTACCACGAAAGATATATGCGAGAGAAAAAGCCTGAAGCTAAATATAGAGAAGAACTAAAATTAGACGAGGATTGTCACGAAATGTTGGTGAACTCATTTATTGAGCTACTGTTAGTGGGGTCACAAAGTAAGCATTCAGATCTTGCTAACTACTACATTTCTTGTTTCGGTTACCTATTAGACATGAAGCCAAAGAACGGTTACAAAATATGCGATAGGATAATAGTCGATCTTTATGATGCTTTGACGGATCAATATGTCAATTCAGAGCATAGGTTGTTAACATCTTTGAAGCAGTTCACCAGAATCGTCAGAGTTTTGATTCAACATGAATTGTACCGTGTCCACATAACGAACATCTTATCAATTCTAATTGACAAAATCGATTTCAACGACATTTCTTTGACCAGCAATTTAATGAATAGTATAGTATCCATTTCATGCTTTATTCCAATAGAAGTATTTGTGAAACCGGAAGAATATCTTACTTTTGAATCTAATACTATACCGTTCATCGAGGAACATCtatttttcatcaaacaaGGCGGTTCTTCTCCAGATTTCGAATACGAATCTTCCATTCTTTCCGATGCTTTCAGAGCTTCAACAACCACATTTGAAAACTGCCTGAAAGTATATGTCGATAAACTATATCAGTTGGTTGATGTTGATATAGATGCAGGGctaatttcaaaaatcaaCCAAACATCAATGATTATGATACAGTCCATGGATGATAAGATGTTCTATTATTTCTTTGGCTTATTAGAAAAATCATTCTGGGATAATGATTCATTTAAGGTGAAAAACCCTTTAATCGAATTAGTTTCGATTCCATTGAGTGCTGCCGTCAAGAGAGACATAAGATTGAGTGCTAGACTATTCAGGGATTTGGATTTCAATATTAGAGAGCAGATTAAAGGCGGAGCCGGTTCGGTGAGAAGTACAACAGAGATTCAACCGAGAGATGTCAAGTTGGCCACTTTATTATCGACTTTGAACGATGTTTTAAGACAATCACACGAATCCATCCTAATGTTCGGTGATGAGCTCATTGCTTTACTAGAATTCATTTTTGACAATGTTACAAACTCACCATTAGACGTCATTAATGCAACGCTTCTACACAATGCACTCGAGAGTTTGACCACTACTGAAGTCACTGACTACAGGCTCTTTTTACAGGATGCCGATGTAGAGAACTCCGAGAAATGGGGTGGATTCCAGTTTgatagaagaaaatatttgcctgaatttcaacaaattgagTGGCACCAACCGTCATCGGATGAAGTTGATTTTGCCATCAAGTTGATTGATCACTTCTATTGCTATGCTGTAGGAATGACAGAGAAACTTATGGACAAACCTCAAAACGACTTTAGTTATGTTGAcaatatgaaaaagaatattttgatcCTAACCAATATTCTATCGGGTAGTAGCATCCTATATGATGCTGATTATAATCAGAATAACAAATCCGTCAGTAATATGGATCCatataagaagaaattgttgcTATTACAAAAAATCAGAGATGAATCATGTGACAACAATGAGCTTCTTGTAGATATCGAGAAAGTTAGAAATGATACCTTTGACGCAGATATAGAAATGGATGACAGCTATGTTGATTCTGACTCGCAAGGAAATCTTGATATCAATGCTGATCCAGGCGCTGCAGAACACGATCAATTGGTTGACTACGAAACTGAACCATCGGAGGCACCTTCAGGCATTGCCACCCCAGTGCCAAGAGGTGAAGAGGATTCAAACTGTTCCATGATGAATTCTCATACCGCTTTCAGGGATATTGATGTGTTTTCGTACAAttatttctttggaagaacagCAGCTGAACGTGCGCTTGATCCCAGATACTCAAAAATACATCATTTGAGACACGAGATTGGTTTATTCTTACACAAgctcttcaaatttttaAATCAAAATTATGAGAATTCAACATCCGTATTCCAGACTTTATTACATGGTTTGAAGGTCTGGTTTACTGATGTTGGGCAAGAAACTATATTCATTGATGATCCAAAGGCGTCGATATCTGTGGAATTCCTAGAAAACATACAAGACATAGCACACTGGGAGGAACCGTTCCTTCCATTTACAAGAACGTATCTCGCAGCTGACTGTCAGGAACTTCACCAGTCTAGACTTACCTTATATTCAACTAATAGGAAACCATCGAAACtggaattgaaacttttgaatgatgtcatttctttatctcTATCGGTGTATCCAAACATTCACAGACCCGCACAGCAATGCATGATTCATGTTATGAAACAGTTAATTGGTTCATATTCGATAATCGTAAGAAAGGTTTTCAAAGCATTCGAAGCTGCACTTGACAGTACTGATGCCGAAGCTTCTAAGAAATTGGAGGTTTTGATCCAGGTGTTATCcatgaagaaaatacagAGAAAGATGATGTCAGATTATAAAAATCTTGAGAAAATGCTCACTCTTTTATTGCGTGCATCTCGTCTCGACTCTTACTTCTTAGTCTCACTTTGTGATCAAGTCATGGAGAGTGTGTCGGGCCTAATCAAAATTCCATCTGCTGTATGCCTATTTGACGAATCTGCGATTGATTGCCTAAAACcaaatgatgaaacaaTAGATAAACAAGTTGCCGTTGTTAAAACAGCTAAGGATAGGAAACGAAAGGAGTATTTCTCGCAACTCGAAACCTTGCATATCAATCTTGTTGATTTCCAAAGGAAAGACCCACAGTTGCGTTGGATGTCTATTTGTCACATATTGCGTATAGTGCAGGTCATTCAAATGAATTTAGAGATTAAACCTAACCAGGAGGTGTTAATTCAAAGTTTCGAGTTAACGAAGACAAAACATCCATCTCTCATATCGAATTGTATGGTAACAATGTTAAATGTTTGTAACAAAATGATTTCCCTTGGGAACTATAACTACGATATCGATTCCACCTATCGCACAGACTATGTGAGACAATATGTGGAATACTTGGACACATCAAAACCAAACTTTGAGGAAGAATActttaaagaaattaatAACGTTGAAAATCCTAACTTTTTTGTGGACTCCAAAGCGTTTGTTGGTTGGTTATGCCGAGGAAGGCCTATGGGCGTTGTCAAAGCTGAAAATCAGATTCCATTCAACCTTAAGCCCGAAGATATGGAAATAATGAATAACTTTGGTAAGCTAATAACAAAGGAGTGGTTGTTAGATATGTGCAACATTTTCATACGGTCCAATGAGGAGCAAAGCAGCTTTAGCACGAATAGATTGAGTCTATTTGGAATCTTTGTTCACTTGATTTCTAATAACTGTTGTTCTATGAAGTACGAAGATATCCTTGACATTTGCGAAGAGATATATGAAAAAGACGATAAATCTTCAATGATTGCTTGTAGTGAGATCATTTCGGGGCTATTGTTCAGTTTGAAGTATACGGATGAGAAAAACTTACAGaagtttgaaaagttcttaGAAAGGTTTTTGGGTAAATGGTTAGACAACAACTATAATGCCACAACAACGGATATCTGGAGCATTGTAGCTTGGTGGGTACCATctttcattgatttgaGAAGATCTGCTCAAATATACAAAAGGTTCTTGACCGTGGATGGATTGTTTGATGTTAAAAGTGAATCTTCATTAGAACTTTCTGGTAAATTGATAATAGTCACACAGGCAATTTCAGATGTAGGTTTCAAGATGGGTTCTGTTGAAAATTTACTCGATCAATTAGTCTTTGACCATCCTTCCGACGTGGTTCGTCGTGAAGTTGGTAAACTTTTCTCAGTTATCTTCTACATAAAGGCAAATGCTCATCGTCCAAACGTGAAGTCTCTTCTCGAAACGGGGGCATCTGGTCCAATTGAGATCAGAGAAATCCCAAGCTGGTTGAGAGAGAGGGCTATTAAAATCTTCaacgaaattgaaaaagaaagattgtTGATCAAGGACCTACCCGCTCAGGACATCTTGAAGACTAGGTATTTCTACTTGGCATCAACTATGTTCTATTGGGCTGCTCATTTAATCAATACTGGTGCTAGAGTGTGTCTGGGTCCATTTGCTAAATGTTATTTGGCACCCTTCTTGATGAAGTTAGACAGAATGAGAGATGTTTGTAAAATGGTCAACATTAAGGTTTACAGTATTTACGTGGAACTTGCATACATTCCAATAAGCCGCACGTTGTTACCTGACATAATTTCGATCTTGGATGACACAGATTTGACTAGCTCTCATGAATTACGTGTGAATTTGACTTTAGCAGAGAAACTTTTCTCCACACAATCGTTGGTTATGGACCATGCTGGTAAAGTGAAGATCTTAGAGTTCGTTTTGGACAAATTGTTCTGTAAGAGTTTTGTAGAGGTTCGTCTCAAGGCTTCCTATGTCCTTGCCGGTATCGTGCATAACATATCTTATGATACCGATACTTTGCACACTCTCTTGGAAAACTTCAAGCGTCAACTTGGTTCATATACTTTCGAGGAGAAAGCTGCACTCTCCAAATCCAACACAGATATTCACGGTGCGATCTTGGGTCTCGGTGCCATCATCGAAGCATTCCCGTACGTTTCACCGTTACCAAATTGGATTCCAGAGAATATGGCACTACTAGCGTCCTGGGCAAGAACAAGCGGTATGTGCGGTGCTGATGCAAAGAACATCATCTCTAGATACAAGAAAGTTAGAGCAGATACCTGGCATTTGGACAGATACCAGTTCACCTCGGAGCAATTAGAAGATATGGAAGGTGTTCTTTGGAGGAGTTACTACGCCTGA